Proteins from a genomic interval of Paenibacillus sp. RC334:
- a CDS encoding putative holin-like toxin, with product MEVKDAMTLMLLFGTFILALLTYINNNKRK from the coding sequence ATGGAAGTAAAAGATGCGATGACTCTGATGTTATTATTTGGAACATTCATTCTTGCACTTTTAACATATATCAATAACAACAAGAGAAAGTAA
- a CDS encoding tyrosine-type recombinase/integrase — protein sequence MKINLLYRDEKTISVRLERYGVKEREGIRSIPGRKWVPDEKIWAIPYSISAVESLLEAYRICKFQYDERLNKELPYIREWLDRRDTLANAVPSSSERGEWNPDQRQELRDALVARGYSSKTIKAYISQTERFFAGLQGTEASINDAVVQKYALVLLEKGLSHAYVNQAISALKFYFLHVLKQPKSSAYVRPKKESKLPDVLSLNEVMRLLKVVKNPKHKAILYLTYTSGLRVSEVVRLRPEDCDHERKVLKVRQGKGRKDRQTLLSEAAFAVVEQYIEVERPEDWLFPGQREGRHLTERSAQKVFEKALAEADIRKQVSIHSLRHSFATHLLENGIDLRYIQELLGHQSVRTTERYTHVSRRDIGRIQSPLDRMDGLED from the coding sequence ATGAAGATAAACCTACTTTATCGGGATGAAAAAACGATCAGCGTACGCTTGGAGCGATACGGAGTCAAGGAGCGGGAAGGGATTCGATCCATACCAGGCAGGAAATGGGTTCCAGACGAAAAAATCTGGGCGATTCCGTACAGTATCTCGGCTGTAGAAAGCCTGTTGGAAGCGTATCGGATTTGTAAGTTCCAGTACGACGAGCGCTTGAATAAAGAACTACCGTACATCCGGGAATGGCTGGATCGACGGGACACGCTGGCTAATGCGGTTCCCTCTTCTTCGGAACGAGGTGAATGGAATCCGGATCAGCGGCAAGAATTGCGCGATGCATTGGTAGCAAGGGGGTACAGCAGCAAGACGATAAAAGCATACATATCGCAAACGGAACGCTTTTTTGCCGGATTGCAAGGGACCGAAGCAAGCATAAATGATGCGGTGGTGCAAAAATATGCGCTGGTGCTGCTCGAAAAAGGTCTTTCGCACGCTTATGTTAACCAAGCGATCAGTGCGTTGAAATTTTATTTTCTCCATGTGCTAAAGCAGCCCAAATCCTCCGCCTATGTTCGTCCGAAAAAGGAGAGTAAACTACCGGATGTGCTGTCCCTGAATGAGGTCATGCGTCTGTTGAAAGTAGTGAAAAATCCAAAGCATAAGGCTATTCTGTACCTGACGTATACATCCGGGCTGCGGGTAAGCGAAGTGGTGAGGTTGCGTCCTGAAGACTGCGACCATGAACGGAAAGTGCTGAAAGTCCGTCAGGGAAAGGGCAGGAAGGATCGGCAAACGCTGCTCTCCGAAGCGGCTTTTGCGGTGGTCGAGCAGTACATAGAGGTGGAGCGGCCAGAAGACTGGCTGTTTCCAGGGCAGAGGGAAGGCCGCCACCTGACGGAACGTTCAGCGCAGAAAGTGTTTGAAAAAGCGCTGGCTGAAGCGGACATTCGCAAACAGGTGAGTATCCATTCGCTAAGGCATTCCTTTGCGACCCACTTGCTGGAGAATGGGATTGATCTTCGCTATATTCAGGAACTGCTAGGGCATCAGAGTGTGCGAACGACGGAGCGGTATACACATGTGAGCAGGCGGGACATTGGGCGGATTCAAAGTCCGTTGGATCGGATGGACGGGCTGGAGGATTGA
- a CDS encoding immunity 22 family protein: MNCFEKNMVSVWYGHFASDDELFEYVEIKYPEDENEDVFSDFLNDHEIDDFDEDFAEGVFLMDGADNGIKDVSFVDSFLSPLLHDLSKIDGKYNSLFFIYDCNTSGLSEKNGDKMRFLTAYPYCINK; the protein is encoded by the coding sequence ATGAATTGCTTTGAAAAAAATATGGTGTCCGTCTGGTACGGTCACTTTGCCTCTGATGATGAGTTATTTGAATATGTTGAGATTAAATACCCGGAAGATGAGAATGAGGATGTTTTTAGCGATTTTTTAAATGACCATGAAATAGATGATTTTGACGAAGATTTTGCTGAAGGAGTCTTTCTGATGGATGGGGCAGATAATGGTATAAAAGATGTTTCCTTTGTTGATTCTTTTTTATCTCCACTATTACATGATTTGAGTAAAATAGATGGCAAATATAATTCGTTGTTCTTTATATATGATTGTAATACAAGCGGTCTATCTGAAAAAAATGGCGACAAAATGCGCTTTTTAACGGCTTATCCTTATTGTATTAACAAATGA
- a CDS encoding methyl-accepting chemotaxis protein — MSQNIKKRVFRSSSIANTLAIVLLVIIVVVFATLGTFMFASTQSILIKQQEAMLQTKTQAIVSQFDALFKEKGSLVKQMSTNNLFQQYIETTQSSEMVKTSPYAAETEATLAAIVKAEPSFADAWIAGISGKGFFLQNDGAASKPDYDIQKRPFFKPAVEANGLYYSDPYIDVATGSVLMGIFYPIKDNSNQLIGFAAADIAFKDIPALMQSYSLGSTGYSILASKTGDILYHPDQTKVLKEKINESTGDLGEIGKKMIAGESGVQLINDNGERRYIGYATSKDTGWSVGLTISEQEVLTELKAFTWLTIGGFAAATILLVVICYITLRYLLRSIPKLLAKIKLIEDGDLTVQFDTHSNNEIGQISQGVYTMVQKIQGMLQMVGGSAQVLNQSSHDLQSISSRTAVTMNDTATAINEIANATNYQSIETDNILQKTGALSGQIDEIANDAKAIETMVQISAEQSGQGLAVVDQLSRWAEENHNSTQAMSSIIQDIDLSRHEISSIVDTVNQIATQTNLLALNASIEAARAGEQGKGFAVVAGEVRKLAEQTALATQEIYKKVRVIEEKTSVSVEHTAHGLKIAEENARSVKNTKQVFFSINKDLEDLKLRMIQISNNTSKVHKHKDEILQALEIISSTTEENSASTEEVSASTQEQLDSIEQVAELSKQLNQLSNKLQDELKQFKVE, encoded by the coding sequence GCGCGTATTCAGATCATCCAGCATTGCGAACACATTAGCCATTGTGTTGTTAGTCATTATCGTTGTCGTCTTTGCAACCTTGGGGACGTTCATGTTTGCAAGCACGCAAAGCATACTTATCAAGCAGCAAGAGGCCATGCTCCAGACGAAGACGCAGGCCATCGTCAGTCAATTCGATGCGTTGTTTAAGGAAAAGGGATCGCTTGTCAAACAAATGTCAACGAACAACCTTTTTCAGCAATACATAGAAACAACCCAATCGTCAGAAATGGTGAAAACTTCTCCATATGCTGCGGAAACAGAAGCAACTCTGGCAGCCATTGTAAAGGCAGAGCCATCTTTTGCCGACGCCTGGATTGCAGGAATATCTGGCAAAGGCTTCTTTCTTCAGAATGATGGTGCTGCTTCCAAACCGGATTACGATATCCAAAAACGTCCGTTCTTCAAGCCAGCTGTTGAAGCAAACGGTTTATACTACTCGGATCCCTATATTGACGTCGCTACGGGTAGTGTGCTCATGGGTATTTTCTATCCGATCAAAGATAACAGTAACCAATTAATTGGATTTGCAGCAGCTGATATTGCCTTCAAAGATATCCCTGCCCTTATGCAAAGCTATTCGCTTGGAAGCACTGGTTATTCGATTCTTGCATCCAAAACAGGTGATATTTTGTATCACCCCGATCAGACTAAAGTGTTGAAAGAAAAGATTAACGAAAGCACAGGTGATCTTGGGGAGATCGGAAAGAAAATGATTGCCGGCGAGTCCGGAGTACAGCTGATTAATGACAATGGAGAACGTCGTTATATCGGGTATGCAACCAGTAAAGATACCGGGTGGTCCGTAGGCTTAACCATTTCTGAGCAAGAGGTGCTCACAGAATTAAAAGCCTTTACTTGGCTTACCATTGGCGGTTTTGCCGCAGCCACCATCCTGCTGGTTGTGATTTGTTATATAACGCTCCGTTATCTGTTGAGATCGATACCGAAGTTGCTCGCAAAAATCAAGCTGATTGAAGATGGAGATTTAACCGTTCAGTTTGATACGCATTCCAACAACGAAATCGGGCAAATTTCTCAAGGAGTTTACACCATGGTTCAAAAAATTCAAGGCATGCTCCAAATGGTGGGTGGCTCAGCTCAAGTCTTGAATCAGTCTTCTCACGATCTGCAATCCATATCTTCCAGAACCGCGGTCACGATGAACGATACTGCAACAGCAATCAATGAAATTGCCAATGCGACGAACTACCAGTCCATCGAAACGGATAACATTTTACAAAAAACCGGAGCATTATCCGGCCAAATTGACGAAATTGCCAATGATGCCAAAGCCATCGAAACGATGGTGCAAATCTCTGCTGAGCAAAGCGGACAGGGGCTTGCTGTAGTAGATCAGTTATCCAGATGGGCTGAAGAAAATCACAATTCCACACAAGCGATGTCGTCTATTATTCAGGATATTGATCTGAGCCGTCATGAGATTTCGAGCATCGTGGATACGGTCAACCAAATTGCAACGCAGACCAACCTGCTGGCACTCAATGCTTCCATTGAAGCTGCACGTGCAGGAGAACAGGGCAAAGGCTTTGCCGTTGTTGCCGGGGAGGTTCGCAAGCTGGCTGAGCAGACGGCACTGGCGACACAGGAAATCTACAAGAAGGTACGTGTGATTGAAGAAAAAACCAGCGTATCGGTTGAGCATACGGCTCACGGCCTGAAAATTGCAGAAGAAAATGCCAGATCGGTGAAGAACACCAAGCAAGTATTCTTTAGCATTAACAAGGATTTGGAAGATTTGAAATTGCGAATGATCCAGATTAGCAACAACACCTCCAAAGTCCACAAGCACAAAGATGAGATTTTGCAGGCGCTGGAAATAATCTCTTCCACCACGGAGGAGAATTCCGCTTCAACCGAAGAGGTTAGCGCCAGCACGCAGGAACAATTGGATAGCATCGAGCAGGTTGCTGAACTATCCAAACAATTAAACCAATTGTCCAATAAGCTTCAAGACGAATTAAAACAGTTTAAGGTCGAGTAA